In Chitinophagaceae bacterium, the sequence GCAGATGCAATTTTTTGGGTTTTATCGTATTGAATGGTTATATAATCATTTGCGGGGTTCGGGAAGATACGAATAGAAGTATTAGGTATTTCTACGAAGGTAAGTGCGGGTGTAGGTTCTACTTTGTTTGTTACTGTGAGTATTTGTTGAACAGAAACACTATTAAACTGTGGATTTTCTGCTTGGTTTGCAATGATAGATGCTGTCCCTGTTCCGACAGCGGTAAGCGTATTGCCACTTACAGTTGCTATTTTTTCATCACTGGATACAAAAGTTATCTCAACAGGGCTATTAGAAGTAGCTACGAGAGTGTATTTTTGCTCTATGGTGAGATTCGGAAGAGCAGTAAAAGTAAGGGTAGGTGTTGGTTTAGTAGGGGTAGGTGTTGGTTTATTCCCATTATTTGCATTAGATATACTAAATATTTGTATGGCAGACGCTGACAAATAATTATTATTTCCTGTATGATAAGCCGTAATATTCACCGTTCCTGTTCCGTTAATGGTTACCGTGTTATTATTTATAGCTACCAAAGTATTGGATGCAGAAAATAACACAGTGAGATTCGCAGAAGAGGTGGCTTGTAAAACAAAAGGAACATCTCCGTAGGTTTTATTTGCTAAGCTTTCAAAACTGATACTCTGATTCGCTTTGTTTATAGTAAGTATTCGTGTAGCAGAAGTTTCTAAATAAGCTCCATTTCCCGTGTTAAAAGCTGTTATTTCTACTGTTCCCGCCCCATTTATAATAACGGTATTATTGTTGATGGAAGCAAGAGTATTAGAAGCAGAATAACTTAATGGTAAACCACTATTAGTACTTGCATTCAAAACAAAGGGAGCATCTCCATAAGTTTTTTGTAGAATATCCTTAAAACTTAGGTACTGATATCTTCGAGAATATAGAACAAAATTTCTATTTCCTCCTGTTGCTACATACGGGGTGCTGGCATCACTAATTGCATCGGGAAAATCTAATTGTTTAAAAGAATTATTTCCTACACTCTTTATATACTGAATAGTATCCATGGTAATAAAATGAGAATATCCTGCATATATAGCTTTATAAAATCCGTTTTTGCCTCGGGAAGTATTTTGAATGCTTCCCCATGTATAGACTTCTCCTGCGGTATCAATGGCAGCGCTAAAATTTTCACCCGCAGCGATTGCTCTTATTCCCGAAACACTTGTGTCAGGTAGTTGCCCTGAAGTGCTTTTTCCCCAAGAGATAATCTTTCCGTTTTTAGAGAGGGCAAGCGAATGGTACCTTCCCGCAGCTATCTTAACTATGTGAGAAGTAGCGGTTGATGGAACAGTACTTTGTCCGTATGTATTATCTCCCCAAGCAATAACTTTTCCTTGAGAAGTTAGTACCAAAGAATGGCTCTCGCCCCTTGCTAAAGAAATTATAGAACTTCTCGTAATGTCCGCAGGGAGTACGGTTTGTTTATGGGTAGTATCTCCCCATGCGTAGAGAATTCCATCATTTTTTAATGCGATACTTCCGTTTCCACCAGCGGCAATGCTTACAATATTTGTTTTTGCAGCTATGGGTACCTTGGTTGATTTACTAATGGAAAAACCGCTTTCATCCAATTCTTGGTAATCGCTGTCTCTGTTATTAAAATCTAATATAGTAGGAAGATCTTCTAAAACTATTCCCAAACCATTTTCCAAATTACTGATTTTATAAGGTGCTTGTATATTGGTAATCTTGGTACTATCGGCAGTAAAAGATACTCCTTCTATCACAGCGGTAGCACGGGTAAGAGAACCTGTGCTATTAATAACATTGGTTACTTCTGATGCTATGGTCAGGTTAGTAGCATTTTTATTATTTGCTATAAAAAGAATCCCATTTATACGTACTCTCGCTCCTAATTGTATTTTTGGAAGCAATCTATTAGTATATTCAAAACCCGGTCCCATAGTGCAGATGCTCTTGCTATAATAATCAGAACACCCCAAGCGTATGCTATCTATAGGTAAACCATATCGTATAGTATCAGATATATTACCAAAATCTTGTTTTGAAATCGATTGAGAGGACACTGAACTATTTCCATTTTCATCTACATAGTCAAGAAACATTGCATCGGAATTCCAAAAAAGTTTGTCTGCTGCAAAAGATGAGGATCTCTCTGATAATATTCCCCCTAAGTATCCATTATTATTTATGCGTGAAGCAAGAAGTGGAGCTGCTGAATAACTTTCTTTGACAGATAAAAAACCTTCAGCTATGAAACCTGCGATTCCTCCTACATTTTTATCTTTAACATTACAATTACTTATGAGTTTTTTAGTATTAAAACTTCCTATAACAGTTGTAGTACCAGACTTATTAGCCCCTATTAATCCTCCTGCGGTTGATATTTCTACTTGACTAACAGTTGTCAATAATCCTAAAGAAGAGCATTGAATAATAGTATTATTGTTTCTTGTTTCCCCTATTAGTCCTCCGTATCTTCCTGGAAGGGCACTACTGTTCCCGTCACGCCTTATGGTCCCACCCATAAAAGATTGTATGAGGGATGACCCAGAACAAATTCCTACTACCCCTCCTACTGCTGTATTTTCTGCCTGGACAGTATACTGGGGACTAAGACCCGTCATTTCAAAATCTATCTTTCCTAAAGCATAAGAACGAAAGACAACCGCAGATTCAAGAAACCCTACTATCCCCCCGCAAGATGATGATAGTCCTTCTCTTCCATTTATATATCCAGAGAAAAATGAATGTGTTATGGTGTCATTATTGAAATATCCAACAATCCCTCCTAATCTCATACCATATAAGTTGCCGTTTCCCTTAATACTACTACTGATGTTTCCTTGTTTCACATTACAATATGCTATGTGAGAGCTGTCTGCTTTTCCTGCCAGAGTTCCTACATACGCTTCTTCGTAATCGTTCGCATTCAAAGATACATGTATTTCAGCATCTTCTATGGATACATTTCTCATAATTCCTTTTTTTACTGATCCAAAAAGACCTATATAAGAATTGCCTGGGATTGAAATTCCTGTAGTGCCACTTCTTATAATGAAATTTCTAATAGTATTATAATTTCCTTCAAA encodes:
- a CDS encoding T9SS type A sorting domain-containing protein; this translates as MNAKCKFFSYGIYFVILNFVLFGGYVCFAQNPSFYLDNVTPTSVKVGENITISGGTFTEDISVSIGNISATIVSKTTSQIVVTVPKELSLENNDPTFVATVRVFKNGIGNAADTTNTFLVQVRNFDTERIAFWGNKSSALPIPFSNISDIVEVSLGKKHNIVLRKDGTINVWGNITIALDTASDTGDNFDNLTSINTPTFNIGCPTNDDVVNKIIEFFDASNNHQKIGTSTCANGTTTITTPALDTGIHKIIAKYTYSNNTSDSVSTLINIIVPGTEDQWVDRDKNGLIDIYYIEDLDTVRYSLDGKYYGNKKKTKGCPGGNCYGYELKRNLDFTITKHYKAKTIPNRYKANTPCGSDTLCGWIPIGTNKYGQLIDKTYSATFEGNYNTIRNFIIRSGTTGISIPGNSYIGLFGSVKKGIMRNVSIEDAEIHVSLNANDYEEAYVGTLAGKADSSHIAYCNVKQGNISSSIKGNGNLYGMRLGGIVGYFNNDTITHSFFSGYINGREGLSSSCGGIVGFLESAVVFRSYALGKIDFEMTGLSPQYTVQAENTAVGGVVGICSGSSLIQSFMGGTIRRDGNSSALPGRYGGLIGETRNNNTIIQCSSLGLLTTVSQVEISTAGGLIGANKSGTTTVIGSFNTKKLISNCNVKDKNVGGIAGFIAEGFLSVKESYSAAPLLASRINNNGYLGGILSERSSSFAADKLFWNSDAMFLDYVDENGNSSVSSQSISKQDFGNISDTIRYGLPIDSIRLGCSDYYSKSICTMGPGFEYTNRLLPKIQLGARVRINGILFIANNKNATNLTIASEVTNVINSTGSLTRATAVIEGVSFTADSTKITNIQAPYKISNLENGLGIVLEDLPTILDFNNRDSDYQELDESGFSISKSTKVPIAAKTNIVSIAAGGNGSIALKNDGILYAWGDTTHKQTVLPADITRSSIISLARGESHSLVLTSQGKVIAWGDNTYGQSTVPSTATSHIVKIAAGRYHSLALSKNGKIISWGKSTSGQLPDTSVSGIRAIAAGENFSAAIDTAGEVYTWGSIQNTSRGKNGFYKAIYAGYSHFITMDTIQYIKSVGNNSFKQLDFPDAISDASTPYVATGGNRNFVLYSRRYQYLSFKDILQKTYGDAPFVLNASTNSGLPLSYSASNTLASINNNTVIINGAGTVEITAFNTGNGAYLETSATRILTINKANQSISFESLANKTYGDVPFVLQATSSANLTVLFSASNTLVAINNNTVTINGTGTVNITAYHTGNNNYLSASAIQIFSISNANNGNKPTPTPTKPTPTLTFTALPNLTIEQKYTLVATSNSPVEITFVSSDEKIATVSGNTLTAVGTGTASIIANQAENPQFNSVSVQQILTVTNKVEPTPALTFVEIPNTSIRIFPNPANDYITIQYDKTQKIASAKVYDIMGYGVMGMEYIGKDGIPINIKSLPKGEYIIIVYGEKGEVLKAEKVIKE